One window from the genome of Streptomyces sp. NBC_00708 encodes:
- a CDS encoding GuaB3 family IMP dehydrogenase-related protein, giving the protein MTEIEIGRGKRGRRAYAFDDIAVVPSRRTRDPKEVSIAWQIDAYRFELPFLAAPMDSVVSPQHAIRIGELGGLGVLNLEGLWTRHEDPQPLLDEIAQMPVESATRRLQEIYSAPIQEELIGQRIKEVRDSGVVTAAALSPQRTAQFSKAVVDAGVDIFVIRGTTVSAEHVSGAAEPLNLKQFIYELDVPVIVGGCATYTAALHLMRTGAAGVLVGFGGGAAHTTRNVFGIQVPMATAVADVAGARRDYMDESGGRYVHVIADGGVGWSGDLPKAIACGADAVMMGSPLARATDAPGRGRHWGMEAVHEDVPRGKLVDLGSVGTTEEVLTGPSHTPDGSMNIFGALRRAMATTGYSDLKEFQRVEVTVADSQHRR; this is encoded by the coding sequence GTGACTGAGATCGAGATCGGGCGCGGCAAGCGCGGCCGCCGGGCATACGCATTCGACGACATCGCCGTCGTCCCGAGCCGCCGGACCCGCGACCCGAAGGAGGTCTCGATCGCCTGGCAGATCGACGCCTACCGCTTCGAGCTGCCGTTCCTGGCCGCCCCCATGGACTCCGTGGTGTCCCCGCAGCACGCCATCCGCATCGGCGAGCTCGGCGGCCTCGGCGTCCTCAACCTGGAAGGGCTGTGGACCCGGCACGAGGACCCGCAGCCGCTCCTGGACGAGATCGCCCAGATGCCCGTCGAGTCCGCGACCCGCCGGCTCCAGGAGATCTACTCCGCCCCCATCCAGGAGGAGCTGATCGGGCAGCGCATCAAGGAGGTGCGCGACTCCGGCGTCGTCACCGCCGCCGCGCTCTCCCCGCAGCGCACCGCCCAGTTCTCCAAGGCCGTGGTCGACGCGGGCGTGGACATCTTCGTCATCCGCGGTACGACGGTCTCCGCCGAGCACGTCTCGGGCGCGGCCGAGCCGCTGAACCTGAAGCAGTTCATCTACGAGCTGGACGTCCCGGTGATCGTCGGCGGCTGCGCCACGTACACCGCGGCCCTGCACCTGATGCGTACCGGCGCGGCCGGTGTCCTCGTCGGCTTCGGCGGCGGCGCCGCGCACACCACGCGCAACGTGTTCGGCATCCAGGTCCCGATGGCGACCGCCGTCGCCGACGTGGCCGGTGCCCGCCGCGACTACATGGACGAGTCCGGCGGCCGTTACGTGCACGTCATCGCGGACGGCGGCGTCGGCTGGTCCGGCGACCTGCCGAAGGCCATCGCCTGCGGCGCGGACGCCGTGATGATGGGCTCCCCGCTGGCCCGCGCGACGGACGCGCCGGGCCGGGGCCGCCACTGGGGCATGGAGGCCGTCCACGAGGACGTGCCGCGCGGCAAGCTGGTGGACCTGGGCTCGGTCGGGACGACCGAGGAGGTCCTGACCGGCCCCTCGCACACCCCGGACGGCTCGATGAACATCTTCGGCGCGCTGCGCCGGGCGATGGCCACCACGGGCTACAGCGACCTCAAGGAGTTCCAGCGCGTCGAGGTGACGGTCGCGGACTCCCAGCACCGCCGCTGA
- a CDS encoding DUF1427 family protein: MSQSVPPPNQPYGGQPQGGNPFAGQQPGAPFGGPAPFTPAPPARNNIALGAVVAFVAALVAAGIYGAIIGATKHEIGYAAVGVGAIVGFAAGKLGGRNPALPVLSGLFALLGVYLGQLLGEAIIISKQFSLSVTDIFFDHFSDLNKVWKEDSDFLSFVFFAIAAVVAFSTARKTAD, translated from the coding sequence ATGAGCCAGTCCGTACCACCGCCGAACCAGCCCTACGGCGGTCAGCCCCAGGGCGGCAACCCGTTCGCCGGCCAGCAGCCCGGCGCCCCGTTCGGCGGCCCCGCCCCGTTCACCCCGGCCCCGCCGGCGCGCAACAACATCGCGCTCGGTGCTGTCGTCGCGTTCGTGGCCGCCCTCGTCGCCGCCGGGATCTACGGCGCGATCATCGGCGCCACGAAGCACGAGATCGGCTACGCCGCCGTGGGTGTCGGTGCCATCGTCGGCTTCGCGGCCGGCAAGCTCGGCGGCCGCAACCCCGCCCTGCCCGTCCTCAGCGGCCTCTTCGCGCTGCTCGGTGTCTACCTCGGCCAGCTGCTGGGCGAGGCGATCATCATCAGCAAGCAGTTCTCGCTGTCGGTCACGGACATCTTCTTCGACCACTTCAGCGACCTGAACAAGGTGTGGAAGGAAGACTCCGACTTCCTGAGCTTCGTCTTCTTCGCGATCGCCGCCGTGGTGGCGTTCTCCACGGCCCGCAAGACGGCCGACTAG
- a CDS encoding protein kinase, with the protein MSEAEQAREPQRDEDGRLLAGRYRLGEVLGRGGMGTVWRAVDETLGRTVAVKELRFPSAIDEDEKRRLITRTLREAKAIARIRNNGAVTVYDVVDEDDRPWIVMELIEGKSLAEAVREDGVLTPKRAAEVGLAILDVLRSAHREGILHRDVKPSNVLIAEDGRVVLTDFGIAQVEGDPSVTSTGMLVGAPSYISPERARGHKPGPPADLWSLGGLLYASVEGCPPYDKGSAIATLTAVMTEPVDPPKNAGPLEEVIYGLLARDPEQRLDDAGARALLNDVISSFEQPERPVPPPADATQVMALPKGVAEAGPAKSGEAGGGPGDRLRGALRSVRNAKATPAAGAAAAPVTAPPVPARPTAAPGAASPSGAVPPQRPATSPVTAPRASLTDVVPRRTLAIIAAVIVLAVLGTVLALTLGGDDTPADDSGRKSTGASAPAGTPSGDGSSGSADSEQGGSGKEQDAGQDADKGKGKGAGQGEDDDADKQGKDGAKDGKADDAVPAGYRTVTNKRFHFSIAMPKGFRFDTTSGQGAGAIYNADGGFPRLQVDYTSSPGNDAAASWNSARGGVAASSTNYHHLGIKEVEYNGYPTVADWQFERTQHGQRVRVLNRGFKADSDHGYAIMISCKADEWDGKECRTLRETAFGTFKPVD; encoded by the coding sequence ATGTCGGAGGCGGAGCAGGCACGGGAGCCCCAACGGGACGAGGACGGACGGCTCCTTGCGGGGCGGTACCGGCTCGGGGAGGTGCTCGGCCGGGGCGGTATGGGCACGGTCTGGCGTGCCGTCGACGAGACGCTGGGCCGCACGGTCGCGGTCAAGGAACTGCGGTTCCCCTCGGCCATCGACGAGGACGAGAAGCGCCGTCTCATCACGCGCACGCTGCGCGAGGCCAAGGCGATCGCACGCATCCGGAACAACGGCGCGGTCACGGTCTACGACGTGGTCGACGAGGACGACCGGCCGTGGATCGTCATGGAGCTCATCGAGGGCAAGTCGCTGGCCGAGGCGGTGCGCGAGGACGGTGTCCTGACACCGAAGCGGGCGGCCGAGGTCGGCCTCGCCATCCTCGACGTGCTGCGCTCGGCGCACCGCGAGGGCATCCTGCACCGTGACGTGAAGCCGTCCAACGTGCTGATCGCCGAGGACGGCCGGGTCGTGCTCACCGACTTCGGGATCGCCCAGGTCGAGGGCGACCCGTCGGTCACCTCCACCGGCATGCTCGTCGGCGCCCCCTCCTACATCTCGCCCGAGCGGGCACGGGGTCACAAGCCCGGCCCGCCCGCCGACCTGTGGTCGCTGGGCGGCCTGCTGTACGCGAGCGTCGAGGGCTGCCCGCCGTACGACAAGGGCTCCGCGATCGCGACCCTGACCGCCGTGATGACCGAGCCGGTGGACCCGCCGAAGAACGCGGGCCCGCTGGAGGAGGTCATCTACGGGCTGCTCGCCCGCGACCCCGAGCAGCGGCTCGACGACGCGGGGGCACGCGCCCTGCTCAACGACGTCATCAGCTCCTTCGAGCAGCCGGAGCGCCCGGTTCCGCCGCCGGCCGACGCCACGCAGGTGATGGCGCTGCCCAAGGGCGTCGCCGAAGCCGGCCCGGCGAAGTCCGGTGAGGCGGGCGGCGGTCCCGGCGACCGGCTGCGCGGCGCGCTGCGCTCCGTGCGCAACGCCAAGGCGACACCCGCCGCCGGCGCGGCCGCCGCCCCCGTCACCGCACCGCCCGTCCCGGCCCGGCCGACCGCGGCCCCCGGCGCCGCGTCCCCCTCCGGGGCCGTACCGCCGCAGCGCCCGGCCACCTCGCCGGTCACCGCGCCCCGGGCGTCGCTCACGGACGTGGTGCCGCGCCGCACCCTCGCGATCATCGCGGCCGTCATCGTGCTCGCTGTCCTCGGCACGGTGCTGGCGCTCACCCTCGGCGGCGACGACACGCCCGCCGACGACTCCGGCAGGAAGAGCACGGGAGCGTCCGCGCCCGCCGGGACACCGAGCGGCGACGGTTCGTCCGGGTCGGCCGACTCCGAGCAGGGCGGCAGCGGCAAGGAGCAGGACGCCGGCCAGGACGCGGACAAGGGCAAGGGCAAGGGCGCCGGCCAGGGCGAGGACGACGACGCGGACAAGCAGGGCAAGGACGGTGCGAAGGACGGCAAGGCCGACGACGCCGTGCCGGCCGGCTACCGCACGGTCACCAACAAGCGGTTCCACTTCTCCATCGCGATGCCCAAGGGCTTCCGCTTCGACACCACGTCCGGGCAGGGCGCCGGCGCCATCTACAACGCCGACGGCGGCTTCCCCCGGCTCCAGGTCGACTACACCTCCTCGCCCGGCAACGACGCCGCCGCCTCGTGGAACTCCGCCCGGGGCGGGGTCGCCGCCTCCAGCACGAACTATCACCACCTCGGCATCAAGGAGGTGGAGTACAACGGCTATCCGACCGTCGCGGACTGGCAGTTCGAGCGTACGCAGCACGGGCAGCGCGTCCGGGTGCTCAACCGGGGCTTCAAGGCGGACAGCGACCACGGGTACGCGATCATGATCAGCTGCAAGGCCGACGAGTGGGACGGCAAGGAGTGCCGGACGCTCCGCGAGACGGCGTTCGGAACGTTCAAGCCCGTCGACTGA
- a CDS encoding beta-lactamase family protein: protein MPMPRAALVTLVVLALCGLGTARMPSESHLTPAASYLLRFTVQGGAPDAALLARDPARSPRDTFRSTGAGIRYADRFRAGSVTKSFVAVVVLQLAGEKRLRLTDPVERFLPGLIRRHGNDGRRITLRALLGHTSGLYDYTADATARPLSAEAAVRTATAHRPTSAPGTYAYSNTDYAVLGLVVRSVTGHDYATEIRRRVIAPLRLTGTSLPGNRTTLPAPHGRAYSRVDGRLTDVTELDPRTAGAAGELISTLRDLSRFYAALLDGRLLKPAQLSALLDTSAAHGAYGLGVYPERLSCGVTVWGHNGRIAGSYVRTAATRDGRHTLAYRVDTDTLTGAHSLESGLLEAEFCPEAG from the coding sequence ATGCCGATGCCGAGGGCCGCGCTCGTCACCCTGGTGGTGCTTGCCCTGTGCGGTCTCGGAACGGCACGCATGCCCAGCGAATCACACCTCACCCCCGCGGCGTCGTACCTCCTCCGGTTCACCGTCCAGGGGGGCGCCCCCGACGCGGCGCTGCTCGCGCGCGATCCGGCCCGTTCGCCCCGGGACACCTTCCGTTCGACGGGGGCCGGCATCCGGTACGCGGACCGGTTCCGGGCAGGAAGCGTCACGAAGTCGTTCGTCGCGGTCGTCGTCCTCCAACTCGCGGGCGAGAAGCGGCTGCGCCTGACGGACCCCGTCGAGCGCTTCCTGCCCGGCCTGATCCGGAGGCACGGCAACGACGGCCGTCGCATCACCCTGCGCGCCCTGCTCGGCCACACCAGCGGCCTGTACGACTACACCGCCGACGCCACCGCACGCCCCCTCTCCGCCGAAGCGGCCGTCCGCACCGCGACCGCCCACCGCCCCACGTCCGCCCCCGGCACCTACGCCTACTCCAACACCGACTACGCCGTACTCGGCCTCGTCGTCCGCAGCGTCACCGGTCACGACTACGCGACCGAGATCCGCCGCCGCGTCATCGCCCCCCTCCGCCTCACCGGCACCTCCCTCCCCGGCAACCGCACCACGCTGCCCGCGCCGCACGGCCGGGCCTACTCCCGCGTGGACGGCCGCCTCACCGACGTCACCGAGCTGGACCCGCGCACCGCCGGGGCGGCGGGCGAGCTGATCTCCACGCTCCGGGACCTGAGCCGTTTCTACGCGGCCCTGCTGGACGGACGGCTGCTGAAACCGGCTCAGCTGTCCGCCCTGCTCGACACCTCGGCCGCGCACGGCGCCTACGGCCTCGGCGTCTACCCCGAGCGGCTGTCCTGCGGGGTCACCGTCTGGGGCCACAACGGCCGCATCGCGGGCAGCTACGTCCGCACCGCCGCGACCCGCGACGGCCGCCACACGCTGGCCTACCGCGTCGACACGGACACCCTGACCGGGGCGCATTCCCTGGAATCCGGCCTCCTGGAGGCGGAGTTCTGCCCGGAAGCGGGCTGA
- the guaB gene encoding IMP dehydrogenase — protein MTANVDGVPEKFATLGLTYDDVLLLPGASEVLPNAVDTSTLISRNVRVNIPLLSAAMDKVTEARMAIAMARQGGVGVLHRNLSVEDQVNQVDLVKRSESGMVSDPITVGPDATLAEADALCAKFRISGVPVTDQAGKLLGIVTNRDMAFESDRSRQVREVMTPMPLVTGKVGISGVDAMELLRRHKIEKLPLVDEAGLLKGLITVKDFKKAEQYPNAAKDADGRLLVGAAVGASPEALDRAQALAEAGVDFLIVDTSHGHNSNALNWMAKIKSAVSVDVIGGNVATHDGAQALIDAGVDGVKVGVGPGSICTTRVVAGIGVPQVTAIYEAALAARAAGVPVIGDGGLQYSGDIGKALAAGADSVMLGSLLAGCEESPGELMFINGKQFKSYRGMGSLGAMQSRGQGRSYSKDRYFQAEVASDDKLVPEGIEGQVPYRGPLANVLHQLVGGLRQTMGYVGAATVDEMESKGRFVRITSAGLKESHPHDIQMTVEAPNYSKK, from the coding sequence ATGACTGCAAACGTCGACGGAGTGCCCGAGAAATTCGCGACGCTCGGGCTGACATACGACGACGTGCTGCTGCTGCCGGGCGCATCCGAAGTGCTGCCCAACGCGGTCGACACCTCGACGCTCATCTCGCGCAACGTACGCGTCAACATCCCGCTGCTGTCCGCCGCCATGGACAAGGTGACCGAGGCCCGCATGGCCATCGCGATGGCCCGCCAGGGCGGCGTCGGCGTGCTGCACCGCAACCTCTCGGTCGAGGACCAGGTCAACCAGGTCGACCTGGTGAAGCGGTCCGAGTCCGGCATGGTCAGCGACCCGATCACGGTCGGCCCGGACGCCACGCTCGCCGAGGCGGACGCGCTCTGCGCGAAGTTCCGCATCAGCGGTGTCCCGGTCACCGACCAGGCGGGCAAGCTGCTCGGCATCGTCACCAACCGCGACATGGCCTTCGAGTCGGACCGCTCCCGCCAGGTGCGCGAGGTCATGACGCCGATGCCGCTCGTCACGGGCAAGGTCGGCATCTCCGGCGTGGACGCCATGGAGCTGCTGCGGCGCCACAAGATCGAGAAGCTGCCGCTGGTGGACGAGGCGGGCCTCCTCAAGGGCCTCATCACGGTCAAGGACTTCAAGAAGGCCGAGCAGTACCCGAACGCGGCCAAGGACGCCGACGGCCGGCTGCTCGTCGGTGCCGCCGTGGGCGCCAGCCCCGAGGCGCTGGACCGCGCCCAGGCGCTGGCCGAGGCGGGCGTCGACTTCCTCATCGTGGACACCTCGCACGGCCACAACAGCAACGCGCTCAACTGGATGGCCAAGATCAAGTCGGCCGTGAGCGTCGACGTGATCGGCGGCAACGTGGCGACCCACGACGGCGCCCAGGCCCTGATCGACGCCGGCGTGGACGGCGTCAAGGTCGGCGTCGGCCCCGGCTCCATCTGTACGACCCGCGTCGTCGCCGGCATCGGCGTCCCGCAGGTCACCGCGATCTACGAGGCCGCGCTGGCCGCCCGCGCGGCGGGCGTCCCGGTCATCGGCGACGGCGGGCTGCAGTATTCGGGCGACATCGGCAAGGCGCTCGCCGCCGGCGCCGACAGCGTGATGCTGGGCTCGCTCCTCGCGGGCTGCGAGGAGTCCCCGGGCGAGCTGATGTTCATCAACGGCAAGCAGTTCAAGTCGTACCGGGGCATGGGCTCGCTGGGCGCGATGCAGTCCCGCGGCCAGGGCCGCTCCTACTCCAAGGACCGGTACTTCCAGGCCGAGGTCGCCTCGGACGACAAGCTCGTCCCCGAGGGCATCGAGGGCCAGGTGCCCTACCGCGGCCCCCTCGCCAATGTGCTGCACCAGCTCGTCGGCGGCCTCCGTCAGACCATGGGCTACGTGGGCGCCGCGACCGTGGACGAGATGGAGAGCAAGGGCCGCTTCGTGCGGATCACCTCGGCGGGCCTCAAGGAGAGCCACCCGCACGACATCCAGATGACGGTCGAAGCACCGAACTACAGCAAGAAGTAA
- a CDS encoding nucleotide sugar dehydrogenase has protein sequence MPADLAVIGLGHLGLPLAQAAVHAGIQTIGYDTDPRAFAEVAAGRAPVEGSLPASDIRRMLSGGFRPTTDQAELGRVRTAVICAPTPLGPDRALDLSAVGDAARALAARLRPHTTVLLESAVPPGTTENFLLPILEQGSGLRGGRDFHLAHSPSRLDPGNRTHVYANTPKVIGGLTPACTESAAAFYGRLTDKVVRAKGPREAEMTKVLETNFRHVNIALVNEMAVLCHDLGIDLWDVIRCAETKPFGFQPFRPGPGVGGHGAPVDPGHLPYNSRTPGPPLRMVSLAQEINDRMPQYVIQRCATLLNEHGKAVRGARILLLGVTYKPDLADQEASPAREIATRLMDMGAQIGFHDPHVLDWRVRQLPVPRADSLYEAAAGADLTVLLQHHRTYDLQGLAVKAQLLLDTRGATPAGAAHRL, from the coding sequence GTGCCCGCAGACCTCGCCGTCATCGGACTCGGCCACCTCGGCCTGCCCCTCGCTCAGGCCGCCGTCCACGCCGGCATCCAGACCATCGGCTACGACACCGACCCCCGGGCCTTCGCGGAGGTCGCCGCCGGCCGTGCCCCGGTCGAGGGTTCGCTCCCGGCGTCCGACATCCGCCGCATGCTCTCCGGAGGCTTCCGGCCCACCACCGACCAGGCCGAGCTGGGCCGGGTCCGCACCGCCGTGATCTGCGCGCCGACCCCGCTCGGCCCCGACCGCGCCCTCGACCTGAGCGCCGTCGGCGACGCGGCCCGCGCCCTGGCCGCCCGGCTGCGCCCGCACACCACCGTGCTCCTCGAATCGGCCGTACCCCCGGGCACCACGGAGAACTTCCTGCTCCCGATCCTGGAGCAGGGCTCGGGGCTGCGCGGCGGGCGCGACTTCCACCTCGCGCACTCCCCCAGCCGGCTCGACCCCGGCAACCGCACCCACGTCTACGCCAACACCCCCAAGGTCATCGGCGGCCTCACCCCCGCCTGCACCGAGTCCGCCGCCGCCTTCTACGGCCGGCTCACCGACAAGGTGGTCCGCGCCAAGGGCCCGCGCGAGGCCGAGATGACGAAGGTCCTGGAGACCAACTTCCGGCACGTCAACATCGCCCTGGTCAACGAGATGGCGGTGCTCTGCCACGACCTCGGCATCGACCTCTGGGACGTCATCCGGTGCGCCGAGACCAAGCCGTTCGGCTTCCAGCCCTTCCGCCCGGGTCCCGGCGTCGGCGGCCACGGCGCCCCGGTCGACCCGGGCCACCTCCCGTACAACAGCCGCACCCCCGGCCCCCCGCTGCGGATGGTCTCGCTGGCGCAGGAGATCAACGACCGGATGCCGCAGTACGTGATCCAGCGCTGCGCCACTCTTCTCAACGAACACGGGAAGGCCGTGCGCGGCGCCCGCATCCTGCTCCTCGGCGTCACCTACAAGCCCGACCTCGCCGACCAGGAGGCCTCCCCCGCCCGCGAGATCGCCACCCGGCTGATGGACATGGGCGCCCAGATCGGCTTCCACGACCCGCACGTCCTGGACTGGCGCGTGCGCCAACTCCCCGTGCCCCGCGCCGATTCGCTCTACGAGGCCGCCGCAGGCGCGGACCTCACGGTGCTGCTCCAGCACCACCGTACGTACGACCTCCAGGGCCTCGCCGTGAAGGCGCAACTCCTCCTCGACACCCGGGGCGCGACCCCCGCCGGAGCCGCGCACCGGCTCTGA
- a CDS encoding glycerol-3-phosphate dehydrogenase/oxidase: MRTATLGPAERAEALAAMAERELDVLVVGAGVVGAGTALDAVTRGLSTGLVEARDWASGTSSRSSKLIHGGLRYLEMLDFALVREALKERGLLLERLAPHLVKPVPFLYPLQHKGWERLYAGSGVALYDAMSVSSGHGRGLPTHRHLSRRRALRVAPALKRDALVGALQYYDAQMDDARYVATLVRTAASYGARVANRARVTGFLREGERVVGALVEDVEAGGEYEVRAKQVVNATGVWTDDTQSLIGERGQFHVRASKGIHLVVPKDRIHSSTGLILRTEKSVLFVIPWGRHWIVGTTDTDWDLDKAHPAASSADIDYLLEHVNSVLSTPLTRDDVEGVYAGLRPLLAGESDATSKLSREHTVAHPVPGLVVVAGGKYTTYRVMAKDAVDEAVHGLDQRVADCVTEDVPLLGAEGYRALWNARARIAARTGLHVARVEHLLNRYGSMTEELLELIVADPVLGEPLPSADDYLKAEIVYAASHEGARHLDDVLTRRTRISIETFDRGTRSARLCAELMAPVLGWDAGQIDREVAHYEKRVEAERESQRQPDDLTADAARLGAPDIVPL, from the coding sequence GTGAGGACAGCGACACTGGGACCCGCGGAGCGCGCCGAGGCGCTCGCCGCCATGGCCGAGCGCGAACTGGACGTGCTGGTCGTGGGAGCGGGCGTGGTCGGCGCCGGCACGGCGCTGGACGCGGTCACCAGAGGGCTCTCGACCGGCCTGGTCGAGGCGCGCGACTGGGCGTCCGGCACGTCGAGCAGGTCGAGCAAGCTGATCCACGGCGGGCTGCGCTATCTGGAGATGCTCGACTTCGCGCTCGTACGGGAGGCGCTGAAGGAGCGCGGGCTGCTCCTCGAACGGCTCGCCCCGCACTTGGTGAAGCCGGTGCCCTTCCTCTACCCCTTGCAGCACAAGGGCTGGGAGCGGCTGTACGCCGGTTCCGGCGTCGCGCTGTACGACGCGATGTCGGTCTCCTCCGGGCACGGCCGGGGCCTGCCCACGCACCGCCATCTCTCCCGCCGCCGGGCCCTGCGCGTCGCTCCGGCCCTGAAGCGGGACGCCCTGGTGGGCGCCCTGCAGTACTACGACGCCCAGATGGACGACGCCCGCTATGTGGCCACGCTGGTGCGCACCGCCGCCTCGTACGGCGCGCGGGTGGCGAACCGGGCGCGGGTGACCGGCTTCCTCCGGGAGGGCGAGCGCGTCGTCGGTGCCCTGGTGGAGGACGTCGAGGCGGGCGGCGAGTACGAGGTCAGGGCCAAACAGGTGGTCAACGCGACGGGCGTCTGGACGGACGACACCCAGTCGCTGATCGGCGAGCGCGGCCAGTTCCACGTCCGCGCCTCCAAGGGCATCCACCTGGTCGTCCCCAAGGACCGCATCCACTCCTCCACCGGCCTGATCCTGCGCACCGAGAAGTCCGTGCTCTTCGTCATCCCCTGGGGCCGGCACTGGATCGTGGGCACCACGGACACCGACTGGGACCTGGACAAGGCGCACCCGGCCGCCTCCAGCGCCGACATCGACTACCTGCTCGAACATGTGAACTCGGTCCTGTCGACGCCCCTGACCAGGGACGACGTCGAGGGCGTGTACGCGGGCCTGCGGCCGTTGCTGGCCGGTGAGTCGGACGCCACCAGCAAGCTGTCCCGCGAGCACACCGTGGCCCATCCGGTGCCCGGTCTCGTCGTCGTGGCGGGCGGCAAGTACACGACGTACCGGGTGATGGCCAAGGACGCCGTGGACGAGGCGGTGCACGGCCTGGACCAGCGGGTCGCGGACTGCGTCACCGAGGACGTCCCGCTGCTGGGCGCCGAGGGCTACCGCGCGTTGTGGAACGCACGGGCCAGGATCGCCGCCCGTACCGGCCTCCACGTCGCCCGGGTGGAGCATCTGCTCAACCGGTACGGCTCGATGACCGAGGAGCTCCTGGAGCTGATCGTCGCCGACCCCGTGCTGGGCGAGCCGCTGCCGTCCGCCGACGACTACCTCAAGGCCGAGATCGTGTACGCCGCCTCGCACGAGGGGGCGCGTCACCTGGACGACGTACTCACCCGGCGCACCCGGATCTCCATCGAGACCTTCGACCGGGGCACCCGCTCGGCCCGGCTCTGCGCCGAGCTGATGGCGCCGGTCCTCGGCTGGGACGCCGGCCAGATCGACCGGGAGGTCGCGCACTACGAGAAGCGGGTGGAGGCGGAACGCGAGTCGCAGCGCCAGCCGGACGACCTGACGGCGGACGCGGCCCGGCTGGGGGCGCCGGACATCGTGCCGCTCTGA